The Saccopteryx leptura isolate mSacLep1 chromosome 2, mSacLep1_pri_phased_curated, whole genome shotgun sequence genome has a window encoding:
- the VCP gene encoding transitional endoplasmic reticulum ATPase, with protein sequence MASGADSKGDDLSTAILKQKNRPNRLIVDEAINEDNSVVSLSQPKMDELQLFRGDTVLLKGKKRREAVCIVLSDDTCSDEKIRMNRVVRNNLRVRLGDVISIQPCPDVKYGKRIHVLPIDDTVEGITGNLFEVYLKPYFLEAYRPIRKGDIFLVRGGMRAVEFKVVETDPSPYCIVAPDTVIHCEGEPIKREDEEESLNEVGYDDIGGCRKQLAQIKEMVELPLRHPALFKAIGVKPPRGILLYGPPGTGKTLIARAVANETGAFFFLINGPEIMSKLAGESESNLRKAFEEAEKNAPAIIFIDELDAIAPKREKTHGEVERRIVSQLLTLMDGLKQRAHVIVMAATNRPNSIDPALRRFGRFDREVDIGIPDATGRLEILQIHTKNMKLADDVDLEQVANETHGHVGADLAALCSEAALQAIRKKMDLIDLEDETIDAEVMNSLAVTMDDFRWALSQSNPSALRETVVEVPQVTWEDIGGLEDVKRELQELVQYPVEHPDKFLKFGMTPSKGVLFYGPPGCGKTLLAKAIANECQANFISIKGPELLTMWFGESEANVREIFDKARQAAPCVLFFDELDSIAKARGGNIGDGGGAADRVINQILTEMDGMSTKKNVFIIGATNRPDIIDPAILRPGRLDQLIYIPLPDEKSRVAILKANLRKSPVAKDVDLEFLAKMTNGFSGADLTEICQRACKLAIRESIESEIRRDRERQTNPSAMEVEEDDPVPEIRRDHFEEAMRFARRSVSDNDIRKYEMFAQTLQQSRGFGSFRFPSGNQGGAGPSQGSGGGTGGSVYTEDNDDDLYG encoded by the exons ATGGCCTCCGGAGCCGA ttcaAAGGGTGATGACTTATCCACAGCCATTCTTAAACAGAAGAATCGTCCCAATCGGTTAATTGTCGATGAAGCCATCAATGAGGACAACAGTGTAGTGTCCTTGTCTCAG CCCAAGATGGATGAGCTGCAGTTGTTCCGAGGTGATACAGTGttgctgaaaggaaagaagaggcgGGAAGCTGTGTGCATTGTGCTTTCTGATGACACATGTTCTGATGAGAAGATTCGAATGAATAGAGTTGTTCGGAATAACCTTCGTGTACGCCTAGGGGATGTCATCAG CATCCAGCCATGCCCTGATGTGAAGTATGGCAAACGTATCCACGTGTTACCCATTGATGACACAGTGGAAGGCATCACTGGCAATCTTTTTGAGGTGTACCTTAAGCCGTACTTCCTGGAAGCTTATCGACCCATTCGTAAAG GAGACATTTTCCTTGTCCGAGGTGGAATGCGTGCTGTGGAGTTCAAAGTAGTGGAAACAGACCCCAGCCCTTATTGCATTGTTGCTCCAGACACGGTTATCCACTGTGAAGGGGAGCCTATCAAACGAGAG GATGAGGAAGAGTCTTTGAATGAAGTAGGCTATGATGACATTGGTGGCTGCAGGAAACAGCTAGCTCAGATAAAAGAGATGGTGGAGCTGCCCCTGAGACATCCTGCCCTATTTAAGGCAATTGGTGTGAAG CCTCCTCGGGGAATCCTGCTCTATGGACCTCCTGGAACTGGGAAGACCCTAATTGCTCGAGCTGTGGCAAATGAGACTGgagctttcttctttttgatCAACG GTCCTGAGATCATGAGCAAATTGGCTGGCGAGTCTGAGAGCAACCTTCGTAAAGCCTTTGAGGAGGCTGAGAAGAATGCTCCTGCTATCATCTTCATTGATGAGCTGGATGCCATTGCtcccaaaagagaaaaa ACCCATGGGGAGGTAGAACGGCGTATAGTATCACAGTTGTTGACCCTTATGGATGGCCTAAAGCAGAGAGCACATGTGATTGTCATGGCAGCAACCAACAGACCCAACAGCATTGACCCAGCCCTACGACGATTTG GTCGCTTTGACAGAGAGGTAGATATTGGAATTCCTGATGCTACAGGACGCTTGGAAATTCTTCAGATCCATACCAAGAACATGAAACTGGCAGATGATGTGGACCTGGAACAG GTAGCCAATGAGACTCACGGGCATGTGGGTGCTGACTTAGCAGCCTTGTGCTCAGAGGCCGCTCTGCAGGCCATTCGCAAGAAGATGGACCTCATTGACCTAGAGGATGAAACCATTGATGCTGAAGTCATGAACTCCCTGGCAGTTACTATGGATGACTTCCGG tgGGCCCTGAGCCAGAGCAATCCATCAGCACTGCGGGAAACTGTGGTGGAGGTGCCACAGGTAACCTGGGAAGACATTGGGGGCCTGGAGGATGTCAAACGTGAGCTTCAGGAACTGGTCCAG TATCCTGTGGAGCACCCCGACAAATTCCTCAAGTTTGGCATGACACCCTCCAAAGGAGTACTGTTCTATGGACCTCCTGGCTGTGGGAAAACCTTGCTGGCCAAAGCCATTGCTAATGAATGCCAGGCCAACTTCATCTCCATCAAGGGTCCTGAGCTGCTCACCATGTGGTTTGGGGAGTCTGAGGCCAATGTCAGAGAAATCTTTGACAAG GCCCGCCAAGCTGCCCCCTGTGTACTGTTCTTCGATGAGCTGGATTCAATTGCCAAGGCCCGTGGTGGTAACATTGGAGATGGTGGTGGGGCTGCTGACCGAGTTATCAACCAGATTCTAACAGAAATGGATGGCATGTCcacaaaaaagaatgtttttatcaTTGGCGCTACCAACCGGCCTGACATTATTGATCCGGCCATCCTACGACCTGGCCGCCTTGATCAACTCATCTACATCCCGCTCCCTGATGAGAAGTCTCGTGTTGCCATCCTCAAGGCCAACCTGCGCAAGTCCCCAGTAGCCAAG GATGTGGATTTGGAGTTCCTGGCTAAGATGACTAATGGCTTCTCTGGAGCTGACCTGACAGAGATTTGCCAACGTGCCTGTAAGCTTGCCATTCGTGAATCCATTGAGAGTGAGATTAGGCGAGACCGCGAGAGGCAGACCAACCCATCAGCTATG gaggtagaagaggatgaTCCAGTGCCTGAGATCCGCCGAGATCACTTTGAAGAGGCCATGCGCTTTGCCCGTCGTTCTGTCAGTGACAACGATATTCGAAAATACGAAATGTTTGCTCAGACTCTTCAGCAGAGTCGGGGCTTTGGCAGTTTCAG ATTCCCTTCAGGAAACCAGGGTGGAGctggccccagtcagggcagtGGAGGTGGCACAGGTGGCAGTGTATACACAGAAGACAATGATGATGACCTGTATGGCTAA